In Myotis daubentonii chromosome 11, mMyoDau2.1, whole genome shotgun sequence, the genomic window TTTTAACAGAAATGgatttgtattgatgtcagagaggaggggagagggagagagacggcAATgatgaggggcaggaggaggccgctggggaggagggagcagtccCCTCTGGTATTTCTTGCTGCGGGTTGCACCACCGGCTCTCCCTCTGGCCgtactccccccgccccgccccgccccgcccccacccgtcTCTGTGGCTTTCCCGCTGGTCTTTGCCGCCAGCGCCAGCTGCGCCAGCCTCAGGTGCAGCAGCTTTGCCCTGctgagccccgcccgcccggctcgCTCCTGCAAGGCCAGAAAATAAATGGAACGAATGGTTTCCAGCTGGTGTAACAGTTTCCCGGGACGAGGCCAGACTCTGTAGGGACACACGTTCGTCATCCAGACCCAGGAAAGGGGCCACAGTGCGGGCGTTGGTGGAGTTACTGGGCGcgggaaggatggagaaaagtCAGCCTGTGGTCGGAGACCGAGCCCccgaactgcccccccccacccctgtcctgtgCACCTCCTCCGCCTGGCCGGTCGGGTCACGGGCTGACCCTCTCCAGGCGGGAGCAGAGCCCTATCACAGCCGCCTGTGCACGCGGAGACGGGAAAACGCGCCGCGGGCCCCCGTCCAGGTGTTAGACGCGGCCGCCGCGGTGTCCGTCCCTGGAGCCGCCCGGCCCTGGGGTGGGACCTGCAGGCGTGTCCCTCGGTGACCACTTCCTTCACCCAGGCCCacccaggcttccttcccttAAAGAACAAGACTTTACTGAtgtcagagcggaagggagagggagcgagatggaaacatcctatgtaataaaagcccagcgaccgaatggcggaacgaccagacgactggtcgaccagtcgcgctgacacacactgacccccaggggcaggtgctcaacaccGGAGCTGCCCCTGGGGGTCACTGCGcccccacagtgggagcagccgctcagagggcgGGCCCGCAGctgtcggctgcctcctgcacgccccacacaagggatcgagcccgcagcccgggcctgtgccctgcccgggagtTGAACCGCGGCTCCTGGCCACGCCGCTGGGCAGGAATCCCTTCCCTTTAAGTCTGAGTAACGCCGCCCGTGTGGATGGACCACATTGGTTTTTCCATCCCTCCTAGAGGGGCGCCGTGCTGTGCCCACACTTGGCTGCTacgaacatgggtgtgcaaatgtCCCTTTGAGACCTGCTGACGGCTCTCTGGGTGCCCGCCCAGGGCGCACTGCTGGTCACAGGGCTCTTTGCTTTTTGGAGGAACCGCCCTGCTGTCAGTGGCTGTGGGGGGGGTGCGGTTTGGAGGCACATTTGGGGGTGGACATTATATTTGCTGTGATAAGGCtgtgcctggggcctggggtgtgggtACGGTGGTGGTATGGGGGATGGGTACGGTGGTGGTATGGGGGATGGGTACGGTGGTGGTATGGGGGTTGGGCACGGTGGTGGTATGGGGGTTGGGCACGGTGGTGGTATGGGTGTGGGCATGGTGGTGGTATGGGGGGTGGGCACGGTGGTGGTATGGGGGGTGGGCATGGTGGTGGTATGGGGGTGGGCATGGTGGTGGTATGGGGGGTGGGCACGGTGGTGGTATGGGGGGTGGGCATGGTGGTGGTATGGGGGTGGGCATGGTGGTGGTATGGGGCGTGGGCACGGTGGTGGCATGGGGCGTGGGCATGGTGGTGGTATGGGGCGTGGGCATGGTGGTGGTATGGGGCGTGGGCATGGTGGTGGTATGGGGTGTGGGCACGGTGGTGGTATGGGGCGTGGGCATGGTGGTGGTATCGGGGGTGGGCACGGTGGTGGCCTGGGAAGGAACTGGGTGATGATTTGTGTGGGGACGGAGCCCCCACAGGGGAAAGGTATGCCTCCTGGACCGGCCGTAACCATGACGGCACCTGCTCAGGGCCCTGGCGCTGGGGGGACGGGCGCTCAGGAGCCCACGCGCTGCCCGGTGTCGGGGAGCAGGCCTCGGGGGACGTGGCATTGCCATCGAGGCCGCCTGGGGTCACTTCGCTGCAGTAACTTCCCGCTTCGGCGACTACAGGCCCGACCCCCACCCGGCTCCCGGGTGCCAGGGCCCTCGGGGGGACGGGGCGCACGGTGGGCGAGGCCTCCGCCAGGTCCCACAGGTGTGTCCCTCGGGGCCtcctgctgccggtgccagagGCTCCATTTCCTGGTTCAGGGTTTTCCACGGAACCTCATTCCTGGAAACGCGGCTCCGTGGCCGGAGAAGGTGCCGGGAGCGGCCGGGACACGCGCCCCCTGGCAGGCGCCCGGGGCTTCCGAGAAGCCTGCAGGAAACGCCTGCGGCTGGCGGCCGCGTGCCCCGAGCTCCGGGAACCCGGACGCCCGCTCTCCTGGCGCTGCCCCGGCCCCGCGTGACCTGCTGGGCGGCCTCTGCCCCCCGGGTCACGGTAGACGCCCGTCCGGGCCTGTGCCTCTGGCTCGGGCCGTCATCGCCCAGGAGCccgcggggccggcgggggcTGCTGACAGGGGATCCCCTCTCCCCGGTGCTGAGGCCGGGAGCCCACGGTCCGGGTGTCCggccgcccctgccccgccccaggctcCGGGACCCTCCTTCCCGCCTCTCCCAGCTGCGGGCACTCGGCTCAGGCCACCTCTGCCTTTGCTGCCCAGCCCTTCTCCCCGCGACcccgctctgcccctgcttcCCCGTTAGGACACCAGGCACTAGGCtagccccccaccctccccccacccccgccacagcACGGTCTCATCTGAACCAGCAGCCGCCTCTGAGGACCCCGCAGGCCCCGAGCTGCTCTTCATGAACCGTGAGGAccggcccggccggtgtggctgtGGCCGAGCGCCGACCTGtcaaccaggaggtcccgggttcgaatccagtcagggcacgtgcccgggttgcgagcttgatcccccgtgtggggcgcgCAGGGGCAGCGGATGCtggtttctctcgcatcgatgttcctctctctctctctctcccttcctctcgctctaaaaatcaaccaaaacatgtttaaaaacatGCGGGAGATGGCCGTTGGGGGCCGGGTAGCTGGGTCCcggggccccgcccacctgcccacccgcTGAGGCCAGGCCACTTCCATCGGCCCCACCGGGCCCTGTGACGCTGTGACGGCCGCTCGGCCTCAGCAGCAAACACGTGCGGGGCTCACGCCGCCGCCCCCCGAGCTCTGTCTGAACCTCACTGACCCGCTGCACAGTGGGGAGGACACACAGGTCATGGCCTCGGGCTGTGCAGGTGGAGGAAGAGAgaacagcagagccaggaggagcCAGGAGCGACCCTGCCTTTCCGGGCGGCTGGTCcagcgggcgggggagggggaggggcaggcggcCACACGGACCCGGTGTCCAGGGGTCCTGGGCTCACGTGGGCCTCTCCGGCcacgcacccctcccccccgggaCACGGCCTCCTCAGGGCTGGCTCAGGCCGCTGTCCAGAGCCCGGCCCGCAGTGTCCCTCCCGCTggcggccagcccagccccccatCCTTCCCTGCGGGGCCCTACCGGGAACTGGGGGACACAGCGGACCTTCCGGCTTCAGCTCAGCGGGAAGAAGGCCTCCTATTGTCCCTGGGAGGAAGGAGCCTTGGGGATTCGGGGAACCCGTGGCCACGCGGCCGCCCGCTCCCATATAaggccccgcgcccgccgcctCGGCCTCAGCGCTCGGAGCTGGAAGTCCCGCAGCCGCAGCCATGAGGTGCCTCCTGCTCGCTCTCAGCGTGGCCCTGGTGTGCGGCACCCAGGACATCTTTGTGCCCCAGACCGGGGAGGACctggacgtccagaaggtcgggGACGCGGTGCTGTGCGTGgggaggctggggcggggctgagTGCCGGGCGCCGGGGGCCTCAGAAGACGGGGCGGCTGGGGTGTCCGGGGCCTGCAGGACTCCGCTGGGGCCGCCCTCACAAAGCCCCCCGGACGGCGGCTTAAACAGCAGCCACTTAGGGTCTCAGGTCCTGAGGCTGGTCCGAGGCCGGGGGTGggcggctgccccctgcacccccacacggCCTGCGCTCTGTGCCCGTGTGTCCCCATCGCCTCCGCTTACACGGCACCCGTCAGGCGGGGCCAGGGCCCACCCTCCCTTTAACGTCCTCACCTCTTCCAGgacccatttcctttttttatttgattaatattttttatttttattgcttattattattattatttttagagaggggggggaagggagggggagagagaaaaaccaatGATGAGGATCACTGagcgactgcctcctgcacgccccccaccggggatcgagcccccagctcgccctgacggggaatcgaacccgggacgctcaaccactgagccacgctgctgGGCAAAGATCTCACCTCCTAAAGTCGTGGTCTGAggtgctgggctcagggctgcaaCATATGAATCTGGGGGGACACAGTCCaggccctccctggcctctctgcctccccctcactCACAGAGGCGGCTCTCGGGGTGCTTCTCTGGGCTGAGATGAGTTTAGCTAGAACATTCCTCAGCTCAGCAGAGGGGGGTCCCACAGCGGcccaggggggtcagtgagggccCCGCGGACCCAGCCCCCGCCCTAGGCCGGCCTGGGGGAGTCGGGAGTGGGTAGGACTCCGCTGGCCCAGACGGGAGGGTCGGAGAGCCCACCGGGAGCTGgggtccccgcccgccccccagtgcaGCTCACGGCCCCTCCCCAGGTGGCCGGGACCTGGTACTCCATGGCCATGGCGGCCAGCGACCTCGCCCTGCTGAGCACCCAGAACGCCCCGCTGAGGATGTACGTCAAGGAGCTGCGGCCCACCCCCCAGGGCGACCTGGAGATCATGGTGCACAGATGGTGGGTGtccggctgcggggaggggggtgggtgccAGGACGGGGGGCTCCTGAGGGGACCCGGCTTCCTGTGGGCGATATGGGgtcggggggcagggccgggaggTTCCGGGCCCCTTggagcccctgcccagggctctaGGGCCACAGAGCGACGCGGGGTCAGTGTGGGGAGGCCTGTGTGGAGGCCGCTGGCCAGGGGCAGCGGGGTCGAGGCCGGGGCCCTCCCGCCATGGCCCTGTCtgcccctggggtggggagggggtggcagagagaGCTGGGGGGGCGGATGGGAACCCAGAGCTATCACTGCCGGGGAATGCAGGTCAACGCCCTGAGGAAGACCGAGGGCACCCCAGCCCATCTGTGCTCCAGGGGCGTCGGGACCCTGGTCCCCGGTGGCCACTAGAGGTCCCCGTGGGTGTGGCGCCAGCTCCGGCCGTGGGCCTCTGGCGCTGGGGTTGGCTCTCACCGCGGAGCCTGAGGGCGGCTCTCGGGACACTGTCTTCCAGGGAGGACGGCAGCTGTGTCCAGGGCAAGATCTTCGGGGAGAAAACCGGGGTCCCTGCTGAGTTCAAGATCAACAGTACGTGCTGCCCCGGGCGGACGGCCTCCTCCCTCGGCGCTGCCGGGCTCTCGCGAGATCGGCGTGGAAACcccatttctgtctttttttttttaatatatttttattgatttcagagaggaaagcggggggggggggagagaatcattgatcggctgcctcctgcacgccccaccacctgggcacgtgccctgtccaggaatcgcacctgggacccttcagtccacaggttgtcgctcaaccactgagccaaacctgccaggccAACCCCCATTTCTTAACCAGGACACGGGGTGGGCGGGCCCCCTCGGAACGAGTGATGACCGAGCCCGGGTCCGGCAGGTGGCGGGCGCTCAGGCCCCTGTGCCCGGGGGCGGCTCAGGGAGTGGCTGGCCGGTCGGGGGCGTAGGAGCCGCTCTCCCGTCCTCGCCCGGTGGCCGCGCAGGGGGAGCCGACCCGCATCCCCCTCCTGCTGGAGGGAAGAACCCGGACTCACCCACCGCCCCGTCCACCTCCAGGCCTGGGGGACAGCAAGGCGCACGTGCTGGACACCGACTACGAGACCTACGCCTTCCTGTGCCTGGAGAACGCCGCGCCCGCCAAGCAGAGCCTGGCCTGCCAGTACCTGGGTGCGCCAGCCgcccgggggggaggggtcccagggccccggggggaggggacacacatTCAGGCGGGACGGATGGGGGCGGCGAGTGGACGGCGACTCAGGACCCTGCAGGCTCGGCGGGCGGAGGGCTTCAATGACTCTGCCAAGTGCAAAGTCAGCTGCGAACATGTCTGTCGCCATAACCTCCGAGAGCAGACGGGACGTTCCCGGGCACACGCCCCGGCCCCCAGCGCTCTCCGTGGGTCACGGCCGGTGCGGGCTGGGAAGATGCTCCCACGGCCGGGACGGAGGGGCCCTGATCTCCTGGGACCCTGACCCCGCATGgccctgggagggggctgggccgAGGGGGACAGGGACCTGGAGGACAGGTGGGCGGAGCCCTGTTCGACCCTGGGAAGCGGGGCTGAGCTCTGCTGACCTCAGATGTCGGGGTGCCCTGCCTGCCTCGTCCCGGGCAGGGTCCCGGCTCCCCCAGTCCAGGGactgacccccgccccccacagccaGGACCCCGAAGGTGGACCAGGTGGCCATGGAGCAGTTCGGCCGGGCCATGAGGCTGCTGCCCATACACATCCAGATGGTCTTCACCCCGGCCCAGGCGGAAGGTGACCCTGCCCAccgacccctgacccctgacccccgaCCCCCTGCCACGGCCCCCAGTCAAAAGGCCATGCGCACTGGGAACGCCTTTCTCCCATGGCGGCCTCCCCATCACCCAGGCTTCTCGGGGGTGGATGGGAGGTGGGGTTGCAGAGCCCCTGAGGTGGGGTCCCCCTGAGACCCCTCTGGTGTCCTGGCCGACCCATGACCTCCcacgccgcccctccccccgcagagAGGTGCCGTGTCTAAGCGAGTCCTGCCGACCCGCCTCCTGGGTAACGTACCTGTCCCGCCCCACATTCTGGGTGTGGGGTCCGGGGGGGCCCAGGCTCCGCTCCATCAccccccccaggccccccgcccTCCGACACGGGGGCCTGAGCGCCCGCCTGCCACCTGCCGGACCCCGTGGGAAGGGCTGGAGCCGGGGTCCCCCCGGGTCTCGGGGATCGGCTGCCGCGTGCCCACCCTCCGAAGGGCGTGAACTGACCTGTGTCTCCTGTGTCCTGGCCACACGCACCGGCGGACGCCCCGGGGTCCCGGGCCGGATGTGGGCGccgggggctgggagggctggcgAGGGTTGttccccaggccccagggtcACAGGGACCCTCCTGCATTCCAGGACCTCGGCCCTCCTGCAGGACGACATCACCCCTCCTTCCAGCCAGAggccccaggaggggctggggccccgAGGCTGCTGGGCGCTGCCCCCCTGGGACCGGGCCCTGCCGGCTGCTCCCTGGACCCTCTGCTCTGAGCCCCTCACAATAAAGAGTCACATCAGAGCCCGTCTGCTGAGTCtttcctgggggaggtggggccgggctgggggggggggaggcaggagggcagggtggggtgggggggcaggagggcagggcgggggcagggccgaGCATCACAGGCCCCGACTTTCAGGGTCAGCGCCGAGCAGGCTCCTTTCCGCTGCCGGGACCTGGGCAGCCGAGGCAGCTCAGGGGTTAGCGCTGGGACCCGCAACACGCCAGCTGCAGGAAGGGCTGAGCCCTGCCGGTCACGCAGCGCAGACACCCGACTGCCCAGGCAGAGCCGACTCGAGTTACCGCCGATCAGATCCTGCCTCTCGCAGGGCGGCCCAAGGTCGTCTCCcaggagcggggggcgggggggggggccttgcTCGGAGGAGACCTGGCACCAGGTCCCCGTGTCTGCACCGCGTCCGCCGCGTCCTCCGCCGATGGAAACAGGACCGTCCCggagggaggagctgcaggagggcaggcgggagggggccTCGCTGTTCTCACAAACTCCATGGCCTCCcccggggaggaggcagggcgggagggagccccccccccccaggagccatTCAGACGTGTATGACGTCATGCGCGGCCACACGATCACCAACTTAAAGCTCGCTGCTCTGCTCGCTCGGACATGTCACGAGcccccaatgcctggccgggggGACCAATGGCTTCGCGGGCGCccacagcccgcaggccggacgGTCCCACCCTGGACTGCAGTGACAGAagcagggatttttttaaaaatatattttattgatttttcacagagaggaagggagaaggatagagagtcagaaacatcgatcagctgcctcctgcacaccccccactggggatgtgcccgcaaccaaggtacatgcccttgaccggaatcgaacctgggacccttcagtccgcaggccgacgctctatccactgagccacaccggttacgGCCAGAAGCAGGggtttttaaagaagaataattTACATGCACGTGACAGTATCTGCGCACATTTAAACATGGACAATCCTATATCAGCAGGCAAGGTGCCTGCCCGTGAGGGGGTCTGTGTAAGAGTGAAGTCGTGTAGAGAGAACGGGGCACTTCTGGGAAGAGACCAGTGACCAGTACCgacggggagagaaacatcagagaaCCCTGAGCAGAGATGGGACGGCTCCCGGGTTCTCGTCGGTCGGGGGGCCGGCGCCTGCTCCCCCTCAGCTCCGGGCCGAGGGTGCCAGGTTTGCTCTGAGGCACAGCCGGACGGGGCTGGTGCGAACCTGGAGGAAGGGACAGACACAGACCCTGTTATTAAAACACGAATAACTCGCCAGCGGGCAAGGCGGAGCACAGGGTGCCGGCCGCTCGGGCACAGACGGTGCTCCAGGAGGAGCCGGGGAGAGAGCCAGCCTATGGGACCCGCACACACGCCTCCCGCCCTCCTCCGCCCCCACGGCTCCCAGGCACGTGCCACGTGGCCAAACCGCCCGGACGGCCCTCGCCCGCCGCACCCGGCACTCCCTTCTCACAGGCGCCAGTGCCCTTCCCCGGCCATGGCTCCGGGACCTGCAGGGCGTCCGGGCGGGACGAGCGGCAGCTGGAGGTCGGACATGCAGACGGGGCCCCGGCTGCCCGGCCGCGCCGCCCTCTGGGCCCCCGTGGTCCTGGCCCtcggcctgggcctggccagcgccCAGAGGACCCTGGAGGAGGTGCCCGTGCAGCCCGGCTTTGACGTCCAGAAGGTAACGCTGACACGGCCCAGGCTCAGCCCGGGGACCAGGGAGACTCTCCCCGCCCTGCACTCGGCCAGGGCACACGACCCAGCGGGCACGGCGTGGACTGAGTACAGGAGGGGCTACAGGAGGGGGGAgcggaggggggcagtgaggcctgAGAGGGAGGCTGACCACACCCCGCTCCCACCTGGGCCACGGGCACCCACCAATCCCCCATCCATCCCCCGGGACTGGAGGCTGCGGACCCtccccacctgcacctgcacccacagGTGGCCGGGCGCTGGCTGACCCTCCGGCTGGCCTCCAGCCGGGCACACCTGGTCTCCCCCGACGACCCCCTGAGGCTGGCTCTGCGTTCCATCGAGACGCGGGACGGGGACCTGGAGTTCGTCTTGTTCTGGACGTAAGCGTGGCCCCCGCAGGTCCCGAGGGTGGGGTGCTGGGGGGCCTCCCAAGATGCTGGCATCAGCACTGAGCTGGGGCTGGAGACGCTGCCCTGAGCAGGCTCAGGCGACCCTTAGGCTCCGAAGCTCtgagggagggcgggcgggagaGACCACACCAGCCGTCTCACGGCTCAGCCCGTCCTGCCCATCAGCTGggtcccgggcgggcgggcgggccggcgGCACCGGTTGGGTCCTCATGGAAGAGCTGGTGACCCGGGACACGTGTGCTGACCCAGCGATACCGCAGCCGCGCCCGTGGCGTCAAAGACCGTCATGGCCGCGTCCTTGCCGGGGCTCAGCCCCAGATGCCTGTCTGTGGGCGCGCAGCCCACCCCAACCATTAGCAACTGCAGGCCCCGGGGCGGGGGCCACGGGCGGGGGACAAGGGCGGGGGATGTGGGGGGCCTACAGGGGTGTTCTGTGCACGGAGCCAGGAGATGTGGATGCCCGAGACCTGAGGTCCGCCCGGGGACAGACAGGGTCCAGCAACCCCGGGGGTTTCAGCTCCTTCCCAGCCAGGAGCCCGGCCCTCACTGCAGCctccaccccccctgcccccgtggGCCTGCCCTCCTGTCCCAGTTGGTGGCCCTAGAGGGCCTGAGGGGCCAAGAGCCTCCCGGGGCCTCAGGGGGGGCAGTCTGAGCCGGCACCACGCGGGgacggggccagggccagggccaggccgccACGGCGagctcctctccttccccagggcgGAGACGATGTGCAGAGGCGTCCACGTCACCATCCACCCGACTGGGCTCCCAGGCCAGTACCGTGGCTCCTGTGAGTCCCACCCCGGCCGAGTCCCTCGCTGGGGGAGGGGACGCCCGAGGCCCTAGCCTggctgtgggggcaggggggcaggtccGGGCGCGGGGGCGGAGACAGGCCCCCTGTCACCGGCTGGGTCTGTCCCCACAGTGGAGGGAGGAGCCCGCATGCACGTCCGCTTCGTCAGCACCAGCTCCGACTACAGCAGCCTCATTCTCTACGTCCGCGTTGAGGAGGGCGGGGACGGCGGGGACGGGGGCGAGGTCACCAGCCTGTGGGCGCTGCTGGGTAGGTGGTGTTTCCCCCAATGctggatgccccccccccccaagacctGTGTTTAGTGCCTGCTGCTCTGGGGTGTGGGTGTCAGCCTGGGCTGCTCAGCACGCACCCTCATGCCCCTTGGATGGGCGCCCTGGCCCCCCAGGCCCATCCGTCcacctcacactcacacacacaccgcaTCTAATCCCCTCCGTGCTGCCTGTGGGGCGTGTCCTGGAGCTGGAGTCTCCGTGGACAGATGGGAGAAGCCTcctgggggtgttgggggggaaCACTAGACGGAGGTGAGGGAGGGGCCCGGCGTCTGAGACTgggcccagggagcccaggggtGGGGGCCCCTTCACCAGGGTTCCACAGGCCGGGAGGGGtcagcagggtgggggtgggcaccgGGTCACAGGGAGACCCCTGAGTGCAGTGGGGACCCTCTGGCTGGCCTCGCCTCAGGGGTAGATCCTGGCTCCCAGGAGCGGGGAGCCCCCTCTGCCCTTGGAGCACAGCCCGTGTGGGCTGAGGGCCGTGCCCAGGGTGCCAACCTGGCCGGCGGGCATCAGctcaggcctggccaggagccagggggaggggccaaatCTGAGCATAGCTTctgggctctcagcccctcaccaccaGCCCCTCTGATCGCAGCCAGACGCTTGCCCGGGGACGCCCGGTGGCTGAGGAGGTACCTGGGGTACGTGAGGGAGTTCCAGCTGCAGGAGGCCCCCGTCTTCAACCTAGAGGGTAAGTACTACCCTGACTGCACCCAGGACACTGCgcagggttaggactagggttagggttaggggtagggctagggctagggttagggttagggttagggttagggttagggctagggttagggttagggttagggttagggttagagttagggctagggctagggctagggttagggttagggttagggctagggctagggctagggctagggttagggttagggttagggttagggttagggctagggctagggctaggcttagggttagggttagggctagggctagggctagggttagggttagggttagggttagggttaggggtagggctagggctagggttagggttagggttagggttagggctagggctagggctagggctagggttagggttagggttagggttagggctagggctagggttagggttagggctagggctagggctagggttagggctagggttagggttaggtttagggcta contains:
- the LOC132212836 gene encoding beta-lactoglobulin-like translates to MRCLLLALSVALVCGTQDIFVPQTGEDLDVQKVAGTWYSMAMAASDLALLSTQNAPLRMYVKELRPTPQGDLEIMVHRWEDGSCVQGKIFGEKTGVPAEFKINSLGDSKAHVLDTDYETYAFLCLENAAPAKQSLACQYLARTPKVDQVAMEQFGRAMRLLPIHIQMVFTPAQAEERCRV
- the LOC132212837 gene encoding beta-lactoglobulin; this encodes MAPGPAGRPGGTSGSWRSDMQTGPRLPGRAALWAPVVLALGLGLASAQRTLEEVPVQPGFDVQKVAGRWLTLRLASSRAHLVSPDDPLRLALRSIETRDGDLEFVLFWTAETMCRGVHVTIHPTGLPGQYRGSLEGGARMHVRFVSTSSDYSSLILYVRVEEGGDGGDGGEVTSLWALLARRLPGDARWLRRYLGYVREFQLQEAPVFNLEAQCPPPEAYIRPLP